A segment of the Mercurialis annua linkage group LG4, ddMerAnnu1.2, whole genome shotgun sequence genome:
TGTTCACCTCAAAATACAACAGTCTTGTTTGTCTCAAAAGGCAAAACTCGTAGTTCAGCGTAGGACTTTATAGCTTTGGCAAGGCATTGTTTCTCAAGGTTCTCCGATTTCTGCACAAAACTCCATAAATTATCTCGATGGGAAACTgactcaacctgtaaaaatagatatttttaaaaagtagacAAGTGCACAAAAATATAGTGATATTAGACCTTCTTCCACAGTTTCCATCACCCAAATCTTTTGAGCAACTATAAATTACAAAAGGGGTAGTAAAACATCTTACGCCTAAATCATATATTAAAAGGCACACTTATTCTTATATTCTATACAAGCATGCTTCAACGATTAGCTCAAAAGCTTTCACTGTAATCACAATGTTCATGGCGTTTCAATCTAGACATGGACGTCTACAATCTATGTCCAATAAATGTATTAGATCATTAAAAGTTAATCAATTTCagctttttttagcaatttatatttcTGGAAATAGTGAGAATTAGCAAGTTAAAAAATTGAGAACAGACTGTTCAAACAACATAAAGAGAGAAGAATCATAATGAAGGAAGCAAGTcacaaatttgaaatttagtaaATGATATTTCCGAGTTGATTGAAGTTCATGTTAAGAAGTTCAGACATCTGCACACGAACTTCGAAGGTTTCAAAGCTTAACTTTTTTCTTACTACAAACTGTTATGACATCAGTTTAATGCGGAAGTGAAAACAATTATAGTGCATATACTAGCAATCAGCAATAAACAAGAAAATTCATCACTCAGTATAAGCAGCTTAAAATATCACAAAAGGAATGTCAAAACTTTATAATGGTCTAAAGTTATTACCATCTGTTCAATAATAGGTCCACAGTCAAGTTCTTCAGTCACAAAGTGACTCGTTGCACCAATCAATTTTACTCCTGCATCAAAAGCCTGACAACATTGTCTAGCAAATTAAACATATATGCGAATCAGGGACAAAAATTCAAATGGTGAAAGGGGATAGTTTCTGCATCGCGTGAATAAGGTATAATATAAACCAACCTGCCTGGATGGATGCCCACCCTTAAATGATGGCAAAAGCCCGTGGTGAATGTTAATTATATCCTTCCCATAGCTCCCCAAAAAATTACCAGATAATATCTGCCACGAACTAAGTAGCACTATAACTCTCAAACATTACACTAATTCAGtgaactaaattttttatataaatacacAATAGAGCCTATTTCTTGCATAAGCTCAACTAATAGTAACAAACGAAGAAAGATTGTTTTACCTGCATGTACCTGGCGAGTACTAAAAAATCAGTATCTTTAACCAAATCCAGGATCTCCtgttctcttttattttcttctgtCATGCCCAAATAATGATAAGGAATACAGTTCCTCTCAAGAAAGCGGATCAGATGCGTGTTTGGGCCTCTTTCGTGGTTACTGTCACAAATCAATTAAACTCCACACAATCAGGATTCATTGAAACAAATTCCTTTATCTAAAACAGCGGTCGTCATAAAACTTTACCTTATTACACAAGTAATTTCAATTGGAAATTTTCCCTCTTGCCATTTatgcaacaaatcaatcaagCAATGCTCCTATCAGGAATAGATAGCCTTATTTTTCTAACACAAGCTATAAAACACAATTATTATTGAATCAAGAAAAATAAGGAAAGAGATCATAATTCTACCTGCTTTGAAGCAAGAATCGCTATCTTGAATTTAGGGTCAAGATCAGGCACTCGAACAACAGATGTCATTGCATTAAACATTTTCGACAGCTTTCGAAAATCCTCATCTATTTGAGCCCTTGGCCATTTGTTTGGGTCAAAAACAAACTCACTGTCACATTTCATGAGACATATCAAACACAATCAAACTAGcaaaagaatcaaaatttaacacAATTAATTGAAAGAATGCAGAAAAATAATCACCTTCTGGAATAGAAAACATTCTTGTTTTGAGGAACGAAAACATCAGCTCCAAGAATGTTGCCACCTCTCGAAGCAATGCAATCTGATAGCTTTGCAACTATACCAACTGcatcctaaaatttaaaaaatagggaaataaacttttttaataaaattcatttcTGTTAAAAGGGTTTGCAAATTTGAGAGCGAGAGCTTACTGGGCAATGGAAAACGTGGATGCCATGAGTGAGAGGAGGAGTGGAGGAATCGAGAGACTCCCTAGGCAATTTTGAGGAAGTGAAGGACCTGTTTGAAAATCTAAGAACTTGAGGGAGGATTACAGAGGCACATTTTCGTGTATGGTTcatcactttttttttatcttatgaGAAGCACAGCCACCCCCTCCAAGAATAATTGGCGGCCTTTAGCTTTTGGATGGTGGTTGATACGACGTCGTAATCTCTACATTACTATTCTGCTATCGACAAGTCGTTTCAGTAATTTGTTAAATGTTTTCCACCCGGCATTTGCCAGATGGGATTTCACCTGGCATGACGTGGAAATAGTAAAAGATTTCACAATATTTCCACATGGCAGAAAACAAGAGGCCAATAGAAGTCGCCGGACCAACCTAACAGTAGAGAATCATAACCCAGTAGAGTATACGAAAATAGAAAAATCGAAAAATCGCCATTGAACTGCAAACAAGTAAAAAAAGATCATCCCTTAATAGAACTCCAAAAATCTCCATAGCCGCAAGCTGAAGGAAGGAGCCAAACAAGAATTATTATCGGAGAACAAACAAATGCCTGTAAGtttcttctaattttttttatctgaagTGATTGATTCAGATCTGATCTGATTACAAAAAAGTGGGAATTGAAATTTCGGGGATATGATCTGGTGTTTATGTGTGTATGCAGTACAGAGCAGTCATGGAGGTGGAGCCTCCGAGTCCGTTGAGATACATAATAGGAGCCACGATAATGATGATAGGAGTAGTGTTACCTGTGGGTTACATGATGTTTCGTAACAAGCGtgttccttcttcttcttcttactcCAAACAGACGTAGGTGTGCCATTGCCTTATAATAATGATTTTCtagttatttttttgattttggttgTTAACTTTTTACATAAAATTTGACTGTTAACCTCTTGTCATGTTTGATTGGATTAGAACTCAAATTTTCTGCTGGTTAGTTGTAATATACTTGCTAATTAACAAAGTATGAATAATCAATCATTTCTTGTTTAGAGTCTAAACTTGAGATTTGAACTTTAGTATGTAATTAGTGGCTGCATTAGCTTTAACCTTACATTTTAGGGATTTTTTAGTTCAAACAActtgaaaaaaattagaagGGAATAGAAAACCAATGTTCTTCGCTTTCATGTTTTTCTGATGCTGAGTTTTACAAGTTTATGGTTAGGCATCAATTTTAACCATTTGGCATTGCGATGGGTGTCGtagccttttttttattttgttgttttgtgattgaaaatttgaaattacaTGTTTATGCTTGGAAACTTGCACGATACATATTGATATCAAGATGCTATGAAATAAAAAGGAGAGTCTAGTGTGACTTATTAGATATCGTTGTCTTCTGTCTTCACGAACCCTAGCCAGAGTAACTAATGTTGGATGGATTTTCGTATTCTCAGGAACAAAGTTTTGATATAGAGGGATAGGAACAAACGGCTCTTGGATATGATTAATGCCCAGTTGAGTTTGAAGAAAATGCAAAAACAGGGTGGTAGCTCTCTTGACTGATGTGAAAATACAAAATGTAAATGTGCTGAAACTCCAATTTTGTTATATTGTTTGTTTGGAAACTCTACATTGAGCTTATAAAGTGTATGGTTTTACTTAGAACTGcactttttgttatatttgtaCTTGAGAATTCTAGTTACATGATATATGCGGTTTGATTCAATATTTTCGTCATTGCTCTCAATCAAACTTTCAAACAGGGCTTTGTTAAAACGTTGAGTATGACTTTGCTATATTGTTACTGTAGTTaacttagcatttttgttagtattattttttcACTTAGCTTGGTTTTGGTTACATTTGAGAACTCTGAGAAATGTATTTAACTTCATGTTACTGCTAGGAACTTCTTCTGTGTGAATTTCAACAAGGTCACAGATCCATCATCAAACATGTGCTCTCTTATGcattttgttttatagaattCTTTGGAAATTTTGACCGTAAGACTGCTTGTGCAATTGGATCATTTTCTGGGCGTTAAGTGATTAGTAATTGTTTGCTTGTTGAAGCAACTTTCTTACAAAATCTCTCTCAGAGTATATTGATCAGTAAATTTGCATTACACCATCTTACAAAAGAGCCAAAAGTACAGTgcgaatttaaaaatttgatcttGACAAAAACAATGTGTCAGGTCACAAATGCTAATGGTAATTATCAGGAGACAAAATCTTTCTGTGTAGACTAATCCTGTAAAGATATCTGCTCACAGTATATACACGCTCAGTAGCTTGCTCTGCATTGACTAAAAAACTGAAGACTACTAGCCATGCCACTTCCCCAATGCTTCTCCAACACGCACTCTATCCCCTCGTCTGATATTGAACATGAACTCTGAGGATCTGTGTGGATCCCCGTTTTTGGGTGGTTTTAATGTAGGAGCTTGGAAGACAAGTACCACTGTTGAACCCATGTTGAAAGCAGCCACCTAAAAGCATCAACATATGAAGCCAAACCAAACACAGCTCGTAAAATTAAAGAAGATTAGTATGTTTACTTAGTTTTGTTAAGAACTTATAAACTTAAACTCGATTCTTCTTACATCTAGAAGATATCTCAGGCTTTtcgaaaggaaaaaaaaaagatatctcAGGGTCTTATCAtttcaaattgaatataataatcaatggatcaaataaatttatctaacCAAAAAAACCTAGAAGCAGATGAGAAAAAAGTTGGAAACCTATGGTTGTGAAACGAATTATGTACTCTTTAAGAATGCATATTATGAAATTCAAGAAAGCGGTGTTTTCTACTCTTTCTGGTGACATAAAAATACCATTTTTATTTATGACTTACCTCATCCCCTTTCTTGAGTATTTTACCAACGCGATCAGGCTCATATTTCCGTTCTTCTGGAGGCTCAGAATTCAATAGCTTCTTTCTCGACAGGTTTGTCCTCAATTCTGGTTCAATATAGAGCTGCCACATGCAAGACTAGAATCAAGACAAGCATCACAAAGAAGAAAAACTAAATGACTGCCCTCTGAATTAGTTTCTTCTGATAACAAATTGATTCTTTAAGGATTGAACCTTTCTCATGTGAAAAAAGATTATGAGCATTTGTTTCCGCAAATATGTATAAatgcaagcatgaagaaatATGTAGTGGTGTTGAGTAGAGCTATATGAGTTACTGATAAATTAATACAATTGCAAAAGGCTATATCACCTCAATTGACCCAATATTTGTAGCACCAATTGCCGCAATCGCCATGAATCCTTCTTGCCACAAA
Coding sequences within it:
- the LOC126679465 gene encoding formyltetrahydrofolate deformylase 1, mitochondrial isoform X2, with the protein product MNHTRKCASVILPQVLRFSNRSFTSSKLPRESLDSSTPPLTHGIHVFHCPDAVGIVAKLSDCIASRGGNILGADVFVPQNKNVFYSRSEFVFDPNKWPRAQIDEDFRKLSKMFNAMTSVVRVPDLDPKFKIAILASKQEHCLIDLLHKWQEGKFPIEITCVISNHERGPNTHLIRFLERNCIPYHYLGMTEENKREQEILDLVKDTDFLVLARYMQILSGNFLGSYGKDIINIHHGLLPSFKGGHPSRQAFDAGVKLIGATSHFVTEELDCGPIIEQMKSENLEKQCLAKAIKSYAELRVLPFETNKTVVF
- the LOC126679465 gene encoding formyltetrahydrofolate deformylase 1, mitochondrial isoform X1, which encodes MNHTRKCASVILPQVLRFSNRSFTSSKLPRESLDSSTPPLTHGIHVFHCPDAVGIVAKLSDCIASRGGNILGADVFVPQNKNVFYSRSEFVFDPNKWPRAQIDEDFRKLSKMFNAMTSVVRVPDLDPKFKIAILASKQEHCLIDLLHKWQEGKFPIEITCVISNHERGPNTHLIRFLERNCIPYHYLGMTEENKREQEILDLVKDTDFLVLARYMQILSGNFLGSYGKDIINIHHGLLPSFKGGHPSRQAFDAGVKLIGATSHFVTEELDCGPIIEQMVESVSHRDNLWSFVQKSENLEKQCLAKAIKSYAELRVLPFETNKTVVF
- the LOC126679469 gene encoding uncharacterized protein LOC126679469; amino-acid sequence: MQYRAVMEVEPPSPLRYIIGATIMMIGVVLPVGYMMFRNKRVPSSSSYSKQTNKVLI